One Egicoccus halophilus genomic region harbors:
- a CDS encoding HNH endonuclease — MASYTTFSFEAAVVGDGDDGYPDELARLAAALSQDDAEVVREASDAVRIRRWPLPPLPLHRPPVASRGRSGDASPVTIAAMFARDGYRCRYCGTRTVAREALEAMAAAAMRFGPDVFPRAPGWRMDGTHPAFYWQYATDDHLLAASVGGPADDLDNLVSACWPCNVRKGNATLEQLGWGPPLPPRHDLDGWDGLVSRVDGLSRRAAERRAVAADVLSSIADRRRSVRTAVSGDVWRRNTRGAYATRRIDGSPPSWEARNGRWRVVRVAEDPRTYDLERRTDDRWVYFGVFRSSDRALRIAAEVDIADGIRPEVLPGDFRPR; from the coding sequence GTGGCCTCGTACACGACGTTCAGCTTCGAGGCGGCCGTCGTCGGTGACGGTGATGACGGCTACCCGGACGAGCTGGCACGCCTGGCCGCGGCGCTGTCGCAGGACGACGCCGAGGTGGTCCGGGAGGCCAGCGACGCCGTTCGCATCCGGCGTTGGCCGCTACCACCGCTGCCGTTGCATCGTCCGCCGGTCGCGAGCCGCGGGCGCAGCGGTGACGCGAGCCCGGTGACCATCGCCGCGATGTTCGCCCGTGACGGCTACCGGTGCCGCTACTGCGGCACCCGCACCGTCGCCCGTGAGGCGCTCGAGGCGATGGCCGCCGCCGCGATGCGCTTCGGTCCGGACGTCTTCCCGCGTGCCCCCGGCTGGCGCATGGACGGCACGCATCCGGCGTTCTACTGGCAGTACGCCACGGACGACCACCTGCTCGCCGCCTCGGTCGGTGGTCCGGCCGACGACCTCGACAACCTCGTCAGCGCCTGCTGGCCCTGCAACGTGCGCAAGGGCAACGCGACGCTCGAACAACTCGGTTGGGGGCCGCCGTTGCCGCCGCGGCACGACCTCGACGGTTGGGACGGCCTGGTCTCGCGGGTCGACGGGCTGAGCCGGCGCGCCGCTGAACGCCGGGCCGTCGCCGCCGACGTGCTCTCGAGCATCGCTGACCGACGTCGCTCGGTTCGGACCGCCGTCTCTGGCGACGTCTGGCGGCGCAACACCCGAGGCGCGTACGCGACCCGTCGGATCGACGGCTCGCCGCCGTCCTGGGAAGCGCGCAACGGCCGCTGGCGGGTGGTCCGCGTCGCCGAGGACCCCCGGACCTATGACCTCGAACGGCGCACCGACGACCGGTGGGTGTACTTCGGCGTGTTCCGCTCGTCGGACCGGGCACTGCGGATCGCCGCCGAGGTCGACATCGCCGACGGGATCCGGCCCGAGGTGCTGCCCGGCGACTTCCGACCGCGCTGA
- a CDS encoding DUF6351 family protein: protein MQCRTRRWRRGATILAVAGLFAATLPVAASASPERGPDGNGPPGQDRAFTVEALSTRADMVTGGDVLVGIDVPRNVPQHQVRVLAAGRDVSDAFTPDPSDPRRLVGLVEGLRPGTNTIRVSGTGNGQGRPTAALEVVNHPSSGPVFSGPHQTPFSCTTEQAGLGTPTDPATCAVPAQVVWYYRTTGGSFQPLADPQDRPSDLATTTTRDGRTVDYVVRVESGVINRSIYRFAVLAEGGEVGAGWNGGLVYNFGGGCGTGFHQGSLSLGTVLSDAELSRGLAVASGSLNVHGTACNAVLSAETAMMVKEHVTEELRTVPRWTMGTGGSGGAIQQHLIANDYPGILDGLVPQLTFQDSQLSEPADCRLLRRAFAGSGLSPAQQNAVTGYHTATSCLLWDLAFADVLVAPTGCSSNVPVAERYHPVTNPDGVRCTTFDSMINVWGADPETGFARRVFDNVGVQYGLGALQAGTIGVEQFLAVNERVGGFDQDGNVVGERSVADRDALEIAYATGQMALGGALSDVPILDVRPYTDPADFHTYSHTFTVRERLEDAFGHADNQVMWRAPSGSVGNAAMQGRWLDTMADWLDAIAADASGRPLAEVVVDRRPDDAVDSCWTREGERILEVAEYGVFGQCETLMPPAATPRIVAGSSVASDVIACTLRPVDLEEYGVEFTPTQHERLHSLFPDGVCDWEAPSVGQVPFAGTWPRY from the coding sequence GTGCAATGTCGTACGCGACGGTGGCGCCGAGGCGCCACCATCCTGGCCGTCGCGGGTCTGTTCGCCGCGACCCTGCCAGTCGCCGCCAGCGCCAGTCCGGAACGGGGTCCCGATGGGAACGGACCACCGGGGCAGGACCGGGCGTTCACCGTCGAGGCGCTGTCGACCCGGGCCGACATGGTCACCGGCGGTGACGTGCTCGTCGGCATCGACGTGCCCCGGAACGTGCCCCAGCACCAGGTCCGGGTGCTGGCCGCCGGACGCGACGTCTCGGACGCCTTCACCCCCGATCCGTCCGACCCTCGCCGGCTCGTCGGGCTCGTGGAGGGCCTGCGTCCCGGCACGAACACCATCCGGGTCAGCGGCACCGGCAACGGCCAGGGGCGGCCCACCGCTGCCCTCGAGGTCGTCAACCACCCGAGCAGCGGCCCGGTGTTCTCCGGCCCGCACCAGACGCCGTTCTCCTGCACCACCGAGCAGGCCGGTCTGGGTACACCGACCGACCCGGCGACCTGCGCGGTGCCGGCCCAGGTGGTCTGGTACTACCGCACGACGGGTGGCAGCTTCCAACCGCTGGCCGACCCGCAGGACCGCCCGTCCGACCTGGCCACGACCACGACCCGCGACGGACGCACCGTCGACTACGTCGTGCGGGTCGAGAGTGGCGTCATCAACCGTTCGATCTACCGCTTCGCCGTGCTCGCCGAGGGCGGTGAGGTCGGTGCCGGCTGGAACGGTGGGCTGGTCTACAACTTCGGCGGCGGGTGCGGCACCGGATTCCATCAGGGTTCGCTCAGCCTGGGCACCGTGCTCAGCGACGCGGAACTCTCGCGCGGCCTCGCCGTCGCCTCCGGCAGCCTCAACGTGCACGGCACCGCCTGCAACGCGGTGCTGTCGGCCGAGACCGCGATGATGGTCAAGGAGCACGTGACCGAAGAACTGCGCACCGTCCCGCGCTGGACGATGGGCACCGGTGGCTCCGGCGGTGCCATCCAGCAGCACCTCATCGCCAACGACTATCCGGGCATCCTCGACGGGCTGGTGCCGCAGCTGACCTTCCAGGACTCGCAGCTCAGCGAACCGGCCGACTGCCGCCTGCTGCGCCGCGCCTTCGCCGGCAGCGGCCTGAGCCCCGCCCAACAGAACGCGGTGACCGGCTACCACACCGCCACGTCGTGTCTGCTGTGGGACCTCGCCTTCGCCGACGTGCTGGTCGCGCCCACCGGGTGCTCGTCCAACGTGCCCGTCGCGGAGCGCTACCACCCGGTGACCAACCCGGACGGGGTGCGTTGCACCACCTTCGACTCGATGATCAACGTCTGGGGCGCCGATCCCGAGACCGGCTTCGCCCGACGTGTGTTCGACAACGTCGGCGTCCAGTACGGGCTCGGGGCACTGCAGGCGGGCACCATCGGCGTCGAGCAGTTCCTCGCCGTCAACGAACGCGTCGGCGGCTTCGACCAGGACGGCAACGTCGTCGGCGAGCGGTCGGTCGCGGACCGCGACGCGCTCGAGATCGCGTACGCGACCGGCCAGATGGCACTCGGCGGCGCGCTGTCCGACGTCCCGATCCTCGACGTGCGCCCGTACACCGATCCAGCCGACTTCCACACCTACAGCCACACGTTCACCGTGCGTGAACGGTTGGAGGACGCCTTCGGCCACGCCGACAACCAGGTGATGTGGCGGGCGCCGTCGGGCAGCGTCGGCAACGCCGCCATGCAGGGCCGCTGGTTGGACACCATGGCGGACTGGTTGGATGCGATCGCCGCCGACGCCTCGGGTCGCCCGTTGGCCGAGGTGGTCGTCGACCGCCGGCCCGACGATGCCGTCGACAGCTGTTGGACCCGTGAAGGGGAGCGCATCCTCGAGGTCGCCGAGTACGGCGTGTTCGGTCAGTGCGAGACGCTGATGCCGCCGGCGGCGACGCCGCGGATCGTGGCCGGCTCCTCGGTCGCCTCCGACGTCATCGCCTGCACGCTGCGACCGGTCGACCTCGAGGAGTACGGGGTCGAGTTCACCCCGACGCAGCACGAGCGCCTGCACTCGCTGTTCCCCGACGGGGTGTGCGACTGGGAGGCGCCCAGTGTCGGACAGGTGCCGTTCGCCGGGACCTGGCCCCGCTACTGA
- a CDS encoding aldo/keto reductase, producing MGPTISLDNGLTVPRLGFGTFELDGEDAYRSTRTALEVGYRHVDTAQGYDNEEEVGRAIADSEVDRGDVWLTTKIKPSNAKPEDVRASSEQSLRKLGVEQVDLILLHWPAEHVAPLEATLEAMTALVDDGLTRSIGVSNFPSRLLARAYELSPGIITDQVEHHPYLGVDAIERVLEEHGGFLTAYSPLARGNVSDDATLTEIGEAHGVSAAQVTLRWMLQKPDTVAIPKSGNPDRIRTNFAVFDFELDDDELQRIGELERQERLIDPEGGPDWD from the coding sequence ATGGGTCCCACGATCTCACTCGACAACGGTCTCACCGTCCCGCGGCTCGGGTTCGGCACGTTCGAACTCGACGGTGAGGACGCCTACCGGTCGACCCGTACCGCACTGGAGGTCGGCTACCGCCACGTCGACACGGCGCAGGGCTACGACAACGAGGAGGAGGTGGGTCGGGCCATCGCCGACAGCGAGGTCGATCGCGGCGACGTGTGGTTGACCACCAAGATCAAGCCGTCGAACGCCAAGCCCGAGGACGTGCGTGCCTCCAGCGAGCAGAGCCTGCGCAAGCTCGGCGTCGAGCAGGTCGACCTCATCCTGCTGCACTGGCCGGCCGAGCACGTCGCGCCGCTCGAGGCGACCCTCGAGGCGATGACCGCGCTCGTCGACGACGGGCTGACCCGTTCGATCGGCGTGTCGAACTTCCCGTCCAGGCTGCTCGCCCGTGCCTACGAGCTTTCGCCCGGGATCATCACCGACCAGGTGGAGCACCACCCCTACCTGGGGGTCGACGCGATCGAACGGGTGCTCGAGGAGCACGGTGGTTTCCTCACCGCCTATTCGCCGCTCGCCCGTGGCAACGTCAGTGACGATGCCACGTTGACCGAGATCGGCGAGGCACACGGCGTGTCGGCCGCCCAGGTCACCCTGCGTTGGATGCTGCAGAAGCCGGACACGGTCGCCATCCCCAAGTCTGGCAACCCCGACCGGATCCGGACCAACTTCGCCGTCTTCGACTTCGAGCTGGACGACGACGAGCTCCAGCGCATCGGGGAACTCGAGCGTCAGGAGCGGCTCATCGACCCCGAGGGTGGTCCCGACTGGGACTGA
- a CDS encoding L-lactate permease, translating to MAALLAGIPILVVLVLMVGRRWAASRAGLVGAALALLIAVTAFDFGRGTPADAPGAGAFVGTFSEALFTSATILWIVIPALAIHHLQVGTGATDTLRRALGGLAADPRLFALLIGWFFALFVEGAAGFGASVALAAPFLVGVGYRALDAVLVAMLGHAIGVSFGAIGTPIVPQTAATGLPGLEIAGATAQLHLLAGWVLLVVMMVVASKAVGQPARGAIWGWTALAGAAFLVPYWAIATYVGPELPTLGGSLIGIAVFVAALKLAGRRRVRTNDASVVPPPVASPAPPIERPRRGDHEAPELAPERPGGTATVENAPGAGELLRAAAPYLALIVLVLLTRLVPPIRDPLRAIELAWSLPGGFTGSFRPLAHPGTLLALSFVGAALLTRAAPVAVRGALRTTFAQLGGVTVALVAMLSLARTMVHGGMTQSLAEAAAAAAGGAWPVLAPFVGVLGTFVTGSATASNVLFTDLQAATAEALELPLTPMVAAQGYGSAVGNIVCPHNIVAAGATVGLTGAEGDVLRRTMAPALGYALVGGFLLLLFFV from the coding sequence ATGGCCGCACTCCTCGCCGGTATCCCGATCCTCGTGGTGCTGGTGTTGATGGTCGGTCGACGTTGGGCGGCATCCCGGGCCGGGCTCGTCGGTGCGGCACTCGCCCTGCTCATCGCGGTGACCGCGTTCGACTTCGGTCGCGGGACGCCGGCCGACGCGCCCGGCGCCGGCGCGTTCGTCGGCACGTTCAGCGAGGCGCTGTTCACCTCGGCGACCATCCTGTGGATCGTCATCCCCGCCCTGGCGATCCACCACCTGCAGGTCGGTACGGGCGCGACCGACACGTTGCGCCGGGCGTTGGGCGGCCTGGCCGCCGATCCGCGGCTGTTCGCCCTGCTGATCGGCTGGTTCTTCGCGCTGTTCGTCGAGGGGGCCGCCGGGTTCGGGGCCTCGGTCGCGCTGGCCGCCCCCTTCCTGGTCGGGGTCGGGTACCGGGCGCTCGACGCGGTGCTGGTCGCGATGCTGGGCCACGCCATCGGCGTGTCGTTCGGGGCGATCGGTACGCCCATCGTGCCCCAGACCGCAGCGACCGGGCTGCCGGGGCTGGAGATCGCGGGAGCGACCGCCCAACTGCACCTGCTGGCCGGATGGGTGCTGCTGGTCGTCATGATGGTGGTCGCGTCGAAGGCCGTCGGCCAGCCGGCACGGGGCGCCATCTGGGGATGGACCGCCCTGGCAGGTGCGGCGTTCCTGGTGCCGTACTGGGCCATCGCGACGTACGTCGGCCCGGAGTTGCCGACGTTGGGCGGCTCACTGATCGGCATCGCCGTCTTCGTGGCGGCACTGAAACTGGCCGGCCGCCGGCGGGTGCGCACCAACGACGCCTCGGTCGTTCCGCCGCCGGTGGCCTCGCCGGCGCCACCGATCGAACGGCCGCGGCGTGGCGATCACGAGGCCCCCGAACTGGCACCCGAGCGCCCCGGCGGTACCGCCACCGTCGAGAACGCACCGGGCGCGGGCGAACTGCTGCGTGCCGCCGCCCCCTACCTCGCGCTCATCGTGCTGGTGCTGCTCACGCGACTGGTGCCACCGATCCGGGACCCGCTGCGTGCGATCGAACTGGCGTGGAGCCTGCCGGGCGGCTTCACCGGCTCGTTCCGACCGCTGGCGCATCCGGGCACGTTGCTCGCGCTGTCGTTCGTCGGGGCCGCGCTGCTCACCAGGGCGGCGCCGGTCGCCGTTCGTGGGGCCCTGCGAACCACGTTCGCGCAGCTCGGTGGCGTCACGGTCGCGCTGGTCGCCATGTTGTCGTTGGCGCGCACCATGGTGCACGGCGGCATGACCCAGTCGTTGGCGGAGGCAGCCGCCGCCGCCGCCGGAGGCGCGTGGCCCGTGCTGGCACCGTTCGTGGGGGTGCTCGGCACGTTCGTCACCGGGTCCGCGACGGCGTCGAACGTGCTCTTCACCGACCTGCAGGCGGCCACCGCCGAGGCACTCGAACTGCCGTTGACGCCGATGGTCGCAGCACAGGGGTACGGCTCGGCGGTCGGCAACATCGTCTGTCCCCACAACATCGTGGCTGCCGGAGCCACGGTCGGCCTCACGGGGGCGGAGGGAGACGTGCTGCGACGCACCATGGCGCCGGCACTGGGCTACGCGCTCGTCGGTGGGTTCCTGCTGTTGCTGTTCTTCGTCTGA
- the gnd gene encoding phosphogluconate dehydrogenase (NAD(+)-dependent, decarboxylating), translating into MTTLGMVGLGRMGGNMTRRLRDRGIEVVAYDRDPGLAEVADLAALVDALPSPRLVWLMLPAGAPTDDTIDQLVDHLDDGDTIVDGGNANWRTTVARAERLREHGLELVDAGVSGGVWGYDEGYALMVGGTDAAVARLQPVFDALRPEEGGFSHAGPVGAGHYAKMIHNGIEYGMMQAFAEGIELLEAGGPGDVDVTEVVRGWQHGSVVRSWLLDLLVRALEDEESFAAIRGWAEDSGEGRWTVEEAIATATPAPVITAALYARFASRQDDPLAMRVIAALRQQFGGHAVRS; encoded by the coding sequence GTGACGACGCTCGGCATGGTCGGACTGGGACGTATGGGCGGCAACATGACCCGCCGACTGCGCGACCGCGGCATCGAGGTGGTCGCCTACGACCGCGATCCCGGACTGGCCGAGGTCGCCGACCTCGCCGCGCTCGTCGACGCGCTGCCGTCACCGCGCCTGGTCTGGCTCATGCTGCCTGCCGGCGCCCCCACCGACGACACCATCGACCAGCTCGTCGACCACCTCGACGACGGCGACACCATCGTCGACGGCGGCAACGCCAACTGGCGCACCACCGTCGCCCGGGCCGAGCGGCTGCGCGAACACGGCCTCGAACTCGTCGACGCCGGGGTCTCCGGGGGCGTCTGGGGCTACGACGAGGGATATGCGCTCATGGTCGGCGGCACCGATGCCGCCGTCGCCCGGCTGCAACCGGTGTTCGACGCGCTGCGTCCCGAGGAGGGCGGGTTCTCGCACGCCGGCCCCGTCGGTGCCGGTCACTACGCCAAGATGATCCACAACGGCATCGAGTACGGCATGATGCAGGCCTTCGCGGAGGGCATCGAACTGCTCGAGGCGGGCGGACCCGGTGATGTCGACGTCACCGAAGTCGTCCGTGGGTGGCAGCACGGCAGCGTGGTCCGTTCCTGGTTGCTCGACCTGCTGGTGCGGGCGCTGGAGGACGAGGAGAGCTTCGCGGCCATCCGCGGCTGGGCCGAGGACTCCGGCGAGGGCCGCTGGACCGTCGAGGAGGCAATCGCCACCGCGACGCCAGCACCGGTGATCACGGCCGCGCTCTACGCCCGTTTCGCCTCGCGTCAGGACGACCCGCTGGCGATGCGGGTCATCGCGGCCCTGCGTCAGCAGTTCGGCGGTCACGCCGTGCGGAGCTGA
- a CDS encoding shikimate kinase, producing the protein MSGSDERERSDRHVVLVGMMGAGKTTTGVALAARLDRPLRDGDVDLEARTGHTGAEIAAADGIDHLHHLEEEVLLDALADERPAVVAAAGWVVEAPRCREALADRATVVWLDVPVGELVSRMATGAHRRPLDPDAADALLARRQRCFAEAADLRLDARAPVDELVASVLDALDEADDRSTEEAP; encoded by the coding sequence GTGTCTGGCTCCGACGAGCGCGAACGCTCGGACCGGCACGTCGTCCTGGTGGGGATGATGGGCGCCGGCAAGACCACCACCGGGGTGGCGCTCGCGGCACGCCTCGACCGACCGCTGCGTGACGGCGACGTCGACCTCGAGGCACGTACCGGCCATACCGGCGCCGAGATCGCCGCCGCCGACGGCATCGACCACCTCCACCACCTCGAGGAGGAGGTGCTCCTCGACGCGCTCGCGGACGAACGCCCCGCGGTCGTCGCCGCGGCGGGCTGGGTCGTGGAGGCGCCGCGATGTCGCGAGGCGCTGGCCGACCGCGCCACGGTGGTGTGGCTCGACGTGCCGGTCGGTGAGCTCGTCTCTCGCATGGCCACCGGTGCTCACCGGCGTCCGCTCGACCCGGACGCTGCCGACGCCTTGTTGGCCCGCCGCCAACGGTGCTTCGCCGAGGCCGCCGACCTGCGCCTCGACGCTCGTGCCCCCGTCGACGAGCTCGTCGCCTCCGTGCTCGACGCGCTCGACGAGGCCGACGACCGCTCGACCGAGGAAGCGCCGTGA
- a CDS encoding SMP-30/gluconolactonase/LRE family protein, whose translation MTRILSASPADELRCQLGEGPLWDAASGRLLYVDIEAGRVLAHDPDAGSSRILLDHDDFVTAVLPHADGSLLVGLRDGLGVLDPTASAHAPRLVTPLQADDDRVRCNDATVAPDGAVLIGTMDLEEETGHGQLHRVDEHGAVQLVRDGLTVSNGLGFSPDGHLLYHADTPSGRIDALTLGAGGEVTDRRTFVDLGDEGGLPDGLTVDAEGAVWTALWSAGVVRRYLPDGTLDAFVEFPVSHPTSCAFGGPDLDVLYVTTGGPEVGGEGDHAGALFRLTPGVRGLAVPRAAIPLDPVTGS comes from the coding sequence GTGACCCGCATCCTGTCCGCATCACCCGCCGACGAGCTCCGTTGCCAGCTCGGCGAGGGTCCACTGTGGGACGCCGCCTCCGGTCGCCTGCTGTACGTCGACATCGAGGCCGGGCGTGTTCTCGCCCACGACCCGGACGCCGGGAGCAGCCGGATCCTGCTCGACCACGACGACTTCGTCACCGCGGTGCTGCCGCACGCCGACGGGTCGCTCCTGGTCGGTCTGCGTGACGGCCTCGGCGTCCTCGATCCGACCGCGTCCGCTCACGCGCCTCGGCTCGTGACACCACTGCAGGCCGACGACGACCGGGTTCGTTGCAACGACGCCACCGTCGCCCCCGACGGTGCCGTGCTGATCGGCACGATGGACCTCGAGGAGGAGACCGGCCACGGTCAGCTGCACCGCGTCGACGAGCACGGCGCGGTGCAGCTCGTGCGCGACGGTCTGACGGTCAGCAACGGGCTCGGGTTCTCGCCCGACGGGCACCTGCTCTACCACGCCGACACGCCGAGCGGCCGGATCGACGCCTTGACGCTGGGCGCAGGCGGCGAGGTGACCGACCGACGGACGTTCGTCGACCTCGGCGACGAGGGCGGACTGCCCGACGGCTTGACCGTGGACGCCGAGGGAGCCGTCTGGACGGCGTTGTGGAGCGCCGGCGTCGTGCGTCGCTACCTGCCCGACGGCACCCTGGACGCCTTCGTCGAGTTCCCCGTCAGCCACCCGACCAGCTGTGCGTTCGGCGGCCCGGATCTCGACGTCCTCTACGTCACCACCGGCGGACCCGAGGTCGGCGGTGAGGGCGATCACGCCGGTGCGCTGTTCCGCCTCACACCGGGGGTGCGGGGCCTGGCCGTGCCGCGCGCCGCCATCCCGCTCGACCCGGTGACCGGAAGCTGA
- a CDS encoding amidase: MTDLHHARATELLAMLVAGEVSSRELVDLHLERIERLDPELQALVTVDADRARTRAAACDGQRVRGLARGPLHGLPMTLKDAFATAGLRTTAGLPGLADHLPTRDAAAVARLRAAGAVVLGKTSCPPEVSGQQTGNALIGTTRNPWDPARSTGGSSGGAAAALAAGLTPLELGSDLGGSIRQPAAFCGVFGHYPTHGLVPARGHLPSLPVDDVEATEDLLGVGPMARSTADLTLALDVLAGADDVRGRGWRLQLPAPPAHEGARGLRVAVWDDDEAFPVDRAVRDGLRRAAAGLAGIGARVDEQARPGFSLTDAERIGFDLWVAASSASLSDEEVDEQRRRATERPDDDDRIARRARAASMTHRDWLHLDARRRRLQRAWDEFFLRFDVLLCPVVPVVAYPADPDPTRAHDFDHRAEQVIEVDGHPRPYLDQLVWTTAVGAARLPSTVVPMGPSPDGLPVGIQVVGRPYADRTTLRVSALLESLTGGFQPPPGY, translated from the coding sequence ATGACCGACCTGCACCACGCCCGCGCCACGGAGCTGCTCGCCATGCTCGTCGCCGGCGAGGTCAGCAGCCGCGAACTCGTCGACCTGCACCTCGAGCGGATCGAACGGCTCGATCCGGAGTTGCAGGCGCTGGTGACCGTGGACGCCGACCGTGCACGCACCCGCGCGGCCGCGTGCGACGGCCAGCGGGTGCGGGGCCTCGCCCGCGGACCGTTGCACGGCCTGCCGATGACGCTGAAGGACGCGTTCGCCACGGCCGGCCTGCGCACCACGGCCGGGTTGCCCGGACTGGCCGACCACCTACCGACCCGCGATGCGGCCGCGGTCGCGCGACTGCGTGCCGCAGGTGCCGTCGTGCTGGGAAAGACGTCCTGCCCACCGGAGGTCAGCGGTCAGCAGACCGGCAACGCCCTGATCGGCACGACCCGCAACCCGTGGGATCCTGCGCGCAGTACCGGAGGCTCGTCGGGTGGGGCCGCGGCGGCACTGGCGGCCGGCCTGACCCCGCTCGAGCTCGGCAGCGACCTCGGCGGGTCGATCCGGCAGCCAGCGGCGTTCTGCGGGGTGTTCGGCCACTACCCCACCCACGGCCTGGTCCCGGCCCGCGGCCATCTGCCGTCGTTGCCGGTCGACGACGTCGAGGCGACCGAGGACCTGCTCGGCGTCGGTCCGATGGCCCGCTCGACCGCCGACCTCACGTTGGCGCTGGACGTGCTGGCCGGCGCTGACGACGTCCGCGGACGCGGCTGGCGCCTGCAGCTACCGGCACCGCCCGCGCACGAGGGCGCACGCGGGCTCCGGGTCGCGGTGTGGGACGACGACGAGGCCTTCCCGGTCGACCGCGCCGTCCGCGACGGGCTCCGGCGCGCTGCGGCGGGCCTGGCGGGCATCGGCGCGCGCGTCGACGAGCAGGCCCGCCCCGGCTTCTCCCTGACGGACGCGGAACGGATCGGCTTCGACCTGTGGGTGGCCGCGTCGAGCGCGTCGCTGTCGGACGAGGAGGTCGACGAGCAGCGTCGACGAGCCACCGAACGGCCCGACGACGACGACCGCATCGCCCGTCGGGCGCGTGCGGCCAGCATGACCCACCGCGACTGGCTCCACCTCGATGCTCGCCGGCGCCGTCTGCAACGCGCCTGGGACGAGTTCTTCCTGCGCTTCGACGTGCTGTTGTGCCCGGTCGTCCCGGTGGTCGCCTATCCAGCCGATCCGGACCCGACACGGGCACACGACTTCGACCACCGCGCCGAGCAGGTGATCGAGGTCGACGGCCACCCGCGTCCGTACCTCGACCAGCTGGTGTGGACCACGGCGGTCGGCGCGGCACGGTTGCCGTCCACGGTCGTTCCGATGGGTCCTTCGCCCGACGGCCTGCCGGTCGGCATCCAGGTCGTGGGGCGCCCCTACGCCGACCGGACCACCCTGCGGGTGTCCGCCCTGCTCGAGTCGCTCACCGGCGGGTTCCAGCCACCACCCGGCTACTGA
- a CDS encoding NADP-dependent oxidoreductase yields the protein MRAVVADEYGGPDVLQVRELDDPRVGPDDVLVRVRAASINPVDYKIVEGHLDAAWPVLWPLVPGWDVAGEVVGAGPAVRHVEVGQQVFGYARKDVVGTGTWAELVAVPARGVAPAPASLDAVAAGCLPLAGMTAWQALVEDLEVSEGDTLLIHAATGGVGHLATQIAVARGARVIGTCSEPNHDFLRELGGEPVTYGDGLADRLRELAPEGVTAVADFVADGALEASDEVLTKPGRVVSILDPQAAAERGGSYVFVRPDVAHLTALAELADAGRLTPHVQSVHDLDAVRDAVAEASGGSVRGKVVLRVP from the coding sequence ATGCGCGCTGTCGTCGCCGACGAGTACGGAGGACCCGACGTCCTGCAGGTCCGGGAGCTCGACGATCCCCGCGTCGGCCCGGACGACGTCCTGGTCCGGGTCCGGGCCGCCAGCATCAACCCGGTCGACTACAAGATCGTCGAGGGTCATCTCGACGCGGCCTGGCCGGTGCTGTGGCCGCTCGTGCCGGGCTGGGACGTCGCCGGCGAGGTCGTCGGCGCGGGCCCGGCCGTCCGGCACGTCGAGGTCGGCCAACAGGTGTTCGGCTATGCCCGCAAGGACGTCGTCGGCACCGGCACCTGGGCCGAGCTCGTCGCGGTGCCCGCCCGCGGTGTGGCCCCGGCACCCGCCTCCCTGGACGCCGTGGCGGCGGGCTGTCTGCCGTTGGCCGGCATGACCGCCTGGCAGGCGCTGGTCGAGGACCTCGAGGTGAGCGAGGGGGACACGCTGCTGATCCACGCGGCGACCGGTGGCGTCGGTCACCTCGCCACCCAGATCGCCGTGGCTCGCGGTGCCCGCGTGATCGGGACCTGCAGCGAGCCCAACCACGACTTCCTGCGCGAGCTCGGCGGCGAGCCGGTCACCTACGGTGACGGGCTCGCCGATCGGCTCCGCGAGCTGGCACCCGAGGGCGTGACCGCGGTGGCCGACTTCGTCGCCGACGGGGCGCTGGAGGCCAGCGACGAGGTGTTGACGAAGCCGGGCCGGGTCGTGTCCATCCTCGACCCGCAGGCGGCCGCGGAGCGCGGCGGGAGCTACGTCTTCGTCCGGCCGGACGTGGCCCACCTCACGGCGCTCGCCGAACTGGCCGACGCCGGCAGACTCACCCCGCACGTGCAGTCGGTGCACGACCTCGACGCGGTGCGTGACGCGGTCGCCGAGGCCAGCGGCGGCAGCGTCCGCGGCAAGGTCGTCCTGCGCGTCCCCTGA